The DNA segment GCCGAGGCAAGGGGAATAAAACCCGTATTTCTTTGGCCTGGTCTGGAATTCCGGTACGCAGCGAGTTAGTATTCTGTACTATGATATCGCGCCTCTCACTACGTAACCTTGAACTGTCCCGCAAGACCGGCATCATTCTGGCGGTGTTTTTTTTCCTGCTGGGATGGGTTGAGGTCGGGTATGAATATATCAGTCGGCAGGCCTTCCGACCCGAGCTGGGATCGGTTCTCTGGGTATCGGGAGTATTTTTTCTGTCCACCGCGCTGTTTGCCTCTATCCGTGCGCGGGTAGTGCAGGTAGTGGCCATGTTTACCCTCGGCGCTCTCATGGCCAGCTATCGCGGGGTTCAGGGGCTTGATGCCGCGGTTATCATGGTGTTGTCATTTCTCTTTGCGGATATCTACGGTCTGATGAAGACCAATCGGGGTGCCAAGCTGCTTGGCTCGATTGTGGTGGCGATGTTGATTATCGAGATCAACTCGATGATGCAGCTGGGCGATTTCTTTGCCGCCACCGCACCCTACCTGGTACTGCTGGGGTACCTGGTGTTTCATATTGCACGCTATAACCTGCTGAGCCGATCGCTCGATGAACGGAATACCGCCTTGTCCGAGCAGATTGATGCCAATCATGTGTTTATCGAGGTAGGGCAAAACACCAGTGGCCTGGTGCATGACCTCAAGAATGATCTGTGCCGGATAAGCTATCCCCGCCAGCACGCCCAGCGACAGGTGCGCAAGCTGCTCGAGGGGGCTGCCCCGGAGTACATTGCCGGGCTCAAGCGTGTCGCAGAGTCACTCGGTGAGATCAAGCAGGCCGAGGATCATCTGCAGCACAGCCTGCAGGTGGTTCGGCGCATCCCGGCCGGATTTGTCCGCACCGATGAACACATGGTCGATGTATCCACCTACATTCGTGATCTGAGCTCGTTTCTCATGTTTCGTCGGGAATTCCGCCATACGGTGCGCATTTCGCTGCACGCGGCGGATCGGGCCATCTGGTTTGGTGCGGAGTCTGACCTTT comes from the Spirochaeta africana DSM 8902 genome and includes:
- a CDS encoding GHKL domain-containing protein, with protein sequence MISRLSLRNLELSRKTGIILAVFFFLLGWVEVGYEYISRQAFRPELGSVLWVSGVFFLSTALFASIRARVVQVVAMFTLGALMASYRGVQGLDAAVIMVLSFLFADIYGLMKTNRGAKLLGSIVVAMLIIEINSMMQLGDFFAATAPYLVLLGYLVFHIARYNLLSRSLDERNTALSEQIDANHVFIEVGQNTSGLVHDLKNDLCRISYPRQHAQRQVRKLLEGAAPEYIAGLKRVAESLGEIKQAEDHLQHSLQVVRRIPAGFVRTDEHMVDVSTYIRDLSSFLMFRREFRHTVRISLHAADRAIWFGAESDLSAICKNIIENACQAAATAGESRLVQIRLYQHCHQDCGQQICSCSRSDGDLQLEVVNQGSIPWLSGEASLLDEEVFCIGRTSKQSGTGYGMVNVRRALRRIGGSGSIRVSDGYVITAIRFPQRLQQAKANSSRSARPGIRSAVDARKPRTQVAQ